A genomic stretch from Burkholderia pyrrocinia includes:
- a CDS encoding 8-oxoguanine deaminase gives MNLEQHAGAHAPNASPSRPKTLLVKHADVLVTMDDTRRELRDAGLYIEDNRIVAVGPTAELPDTADEVLDLRGHLVIPGLVNTHHHMYQSLTRAVPAAQNAELFGWLTNLYRIWAHLTPEMIEVSTLTAMAELLQSGCTTSSDHLYIYPNGSRLDDSIGAAQRIGMRFHASRGAMSVGQRDGGLPPDSVVEREPDILRDTQRLIETYHDEGRYAMLRVVVAPCSPFSVSRDLMRDAAVLAREYGVSLHTHLAENVNDIAYSREKFGMTPAEYAEDLGWVGHDVWHAHCVQLDDAGIGLFARTGTGVAHCPCSNMRLASGIAPVKKMRLAGVPVGLGVDGSASNDGAQMVAEVRQALLLQRVGFGPDAMTAREALEIATLGGAKVLNRDDIGALKPGMAADFAAFDLRQPLFAGALHDPVAALVFCAPSQTAYTVVNGKVVVREGRLATLDLPPVIERHNALAQALVEASR, from the coding sequence ATGAACCTCGAGCAGCACGCCGGCGCACACGCGCCGAACGCATCCCCATCCCGCCCGAAAACCCTGCTGGTCAAGCACGCCGACGTGCTCGTGACCATGGACGACACGCGCCGCGAATTGCGCGACGCGGGGCTCTACATCGAAGACAACCGGATCGTCGCGGTCGGCCCGACCGCCGAGCTGCCCGACACGGCCGACGAAGTGCTCGACCTGCGCGGCCACCTCGTGATCCCGGGGCTCGTGAACACGCACCACCACATGTACCAGAGCCTCACGCGCGCGGTGCCGGCCGCGCAGAACGCCGAGCTGTTCGGCTGGCTCACGAACCTGTACCGGATCTGGGCGCACCTGACGCCCGAGATGATCGAGGTGTCGACGCTCACCGCGATGGCCGAGCTGCTACAGTCGGGCTGCACGACGTCGAGCGACCATCTGTACATCTACCCGAACGGCAGCCGGCTCGACGACAGCATCGGCGCCGCGCAGCGGATCGGCATGCGTTTTCATGCGAGCCGCGGTGCGATGAGCGTCGGCCAGCGCGACGGCGGGCTGCCGCCCGATTCCGTTGTCGAACGCGAACCCGACATCCTGCGCGACACGCAGCGCCTGATCGAGACCTATCACGACGAAGGCCGCTACGCGATGCTGCGCGTGGTGGTCGCGCCATGCTCGCCGTTTTCCGTGAGCCGCGACCTGATGCGCGACGCGGCCGTGCTCGCGCGCGAGTACGGCGTGTCGCTGCACACGCACCTCGCGGAGAACGTCAACGACATCGCGTACAGCCGCGAGAAGTTCGGGATGACGCCCGCCGAATATGCGGAAGATCTCGGCTGGGTTGGCCACGACGTATGGCATGCGCATTGCGTGCAGCTCGACGATGCGGGCATCGGCCTGTTTGCGCGTACCGGCACCGGCGTCGCACACTGTCCGTGCTCGAACATGCGGCTCGCGTCGGGTATCGCGCCGGTAAAGAAGATGCGTCTCGCGGGCGTGCCGGTCGGCCTCGGCGTCGACGGCTCCGCGTCGAACGATGGCGCGCAGATGGTCGCGGAAGTGCGGCAGGCGCTGCTGCTGCAGCGAGTCGGCTTCGGGCCCGATGCGATGACCGCGCGCGAAGCGCTCGAGATCGCGACGCTCGGCGGCGCGAAGGTGCTGAACCGCGACGATATCGGGGCGCTGAAGCCAGGCATGGCTGCGGACTTCGCCGCGTTCGACCTGCGCCAGCCGCTGTTCGCGGGCGCGCTGCACGATCCGGTCGCGGCGCTGGTGTTCTGCGCGCCGTCGCAGACGGCGTACACGGTGGTGAACGGGAAGGTGGTGGTGCGGGAAGGGCGGCTGGCGACGCTCGATCTGCCGCCCGTCATCGAGCGCCATAACGCGCTCGCGCAGGCGCTCGTCGAGGCATCGCGCTGA